In Gordonia iterans, the following proteins share a genomic window:
- a CDS encoding FAD-binding protein: MSGLELPETISVDDVADFTDTVDVLVLGAGMAGCCAALEAARAGATVLILERAAQAGGTSCLAGGHFYLGGGTAVQRATGHDDSAEEMAKYLTAVSRDPEPDKIAAYCADSVEHFDWLEALGFEFERSYYPEKAVIQPQTQGLMYTGNEKVWPFVSEAVPAPRGHKVPVPGDTGGAGMVIGLLTERLAEAGVEIRYETGGRSLVVDPAADGRVVGVRWKNVNGAQGCIRTASVVIAAGGFVMNPDMVAAYVPQLAEKPFTLGSTYDDGLGIRLGASVGAQLKHMDQAFITAPVYPPSILLTGLVVNKEGQRFVAEDSYHSRTSGFVMDQPDCAAYLIVDEAHLERPVFPLAPFIDGWETIEEMADGLSIDRAALRHTMDRYNQHAARGEDPDFGKSAEFLAAQDTGPWAAFDMTLGKALYAGFTMGGLATTVDGQVRRPDGSVIGGLYAAGACAANIAQDGKGYASGTQLGEGSYFGRRAGRHAAVAVAPAER, encoded by the coding sequence ATGAGCGGCCTGGAACTGCCTGAGACCATTTCCGTCGACGACGTCGCCGACTTCACCGACACCGTGGACGTCCTCGTCCTCGGCGCCGGGATGGCGGGATGCTGCGCGGCGCTGGAAGCGGCCCGCGCCGGCGCGACGGTGCTGATCCTCGAGCGAGCGGCCCAGGCCGGCGGCACCAGTTGTCTGGCGGGCGGGCACTTCTACCTCGGAGGCGGCACCGCGGTACAGCGTGCCACCGGGCACGACGACTCGGCCGAGGAGATGGCCAAGTACCTGACGGCGGTCTCCCGCGACCCCGAACCGGACAAGATCGCCGCCTACTGCGCCGACAGCGTCGAGCACTTCGACTGGCTCGAAGCGCTGGGCTTCGAGTTCGAGCGCAGCTACTACCCGGAGAAGGCGGTGATCCAGCCGCAGACGCAGGGGCTGATGTACACCGGCAACGAGAAGGTGTGGCCGTTCGTTTCCGAAGCCGTGCCCGCACCGCGCGGCCACAAGGTTCCGGTGCCCGGCGACACCGGCGGCGCCGGGATGGTGATCGGCCTGCTCACCGAACGTCTGGCCGAGGCCGGTGTCGAGATCCGCTACGAGACCGGTGGGCGGTCCCTCGTCGTCGATCCGGCGGCGGACGGCCGGGTGGTCGGAGTGCGCTGGAAGAACGTGAACGGCGCCCAGGGCTGCATCCGTACGGCGTCGGTGGTGATCGCGGCCGGCGGATTCGTGATGAACCCGGACATGGTCGCCGCGTATGTGCCGCAACTCGCCGAGAAGCCGTTCACGCTGGGCAGCACATACGACGACGGGCTCGGTATCCGGCTGGGCGCCTCGGTCGGCGCGCAGCTGAAGCACATGGACCAGGCGTTCATCACCGCGCCGGTGTACCCGCCGTCGATCCTGCTGACCGGGCTCGTCGTCAACAAGGAGGGGCAGCGCTTCGTCGCCGAGGACTCCTATCACTCCCGGACCTCGGGATTCGTGATGGATCAGCCGGACTGCGCGGCGTACCTGATCGTCGACGAGGCGCACCTGGAGCGTCCGGTGTTCCCGCTCGCGCCGTTCATCGACGGCTGGGAGACGATCGAGGAGATGGCCGACGGCCTGAGCATCGACCGGGCGGCGCTGCGGCACACGATGGACAGATACAACCAGCATGCCGCGCGTGGTGAAGACCCCGACTTCGGTAAGAGCGCGGAGTTCCTGGCCGCTCAGGACACCGGCCCGTGGGCCGCCTTCGACATGACCCTCGGCAAAGCGCTGTATGCGGGCTTCACCATGGGAGGCCTGGCCACCACGGTGGACGGTCAGGTGCGGCGCCCCGACGGGTCGGTGATCGGCGGTCTGTACGCGGCGGGGGCGTGTGCAGCCAACATCGCCCAGGACGGCAAGGGTTACGCCAGTGGCA